The Microtus pennsylvanicus isolate mMicPen1 chromosome 19, mMicPen1.hap1, whole genome shotgun sequence genome includes a region encoding these proteins:
- the Lsm8 gene encoding LSM8 homolog, U6 small nuclear RNA associated, with product MTSALENYINRTVAVITSDGRMIVGTLKGFDQTINLILDESHERVFSSSQGVEQVVLGLYIVRGDNVAVIGEIDEETDSALDLGNIRAEPLNSVAH from the exons ATGACGTCTGCCTTGGAGAACTACATCAACC GAACTGTTGCTGTTATCACTTCTGATGGGAGAATGATTGTG GGAACACTAAAAGGTTTTGACCAGACCATTAATTTGATTTTGGACGAAAGCCACGAGAGGGTGTTCAGTTCTTCACAAGGAGTTGAACAAGTCGTATTAGGATTATACATTGTGAGAGGTGACAACGT AGCGGTCATTGGAGAAATTGACGAGGAGACGGACTCTGCGCTCGACTTGGGGAACATCCGAGCAGAACCTCTGAACTCCGTCGCACACTGA